A genomic region of Sander lucioperca isolate FBNREF2018 chromosome 6, SLUC_FBN_1.2, whole genome shotgun sequence contains the following coding sequences:
- the patz1 gene encoding POZ-, AT hook-, and zinc finger-containing protein 1 isoform X1 yields MEKVAEPSWTSSYTYQVSKHSAEMLHNLNIQRKDGGRFCDVILRVGEESFPAHKAVLAACSEYFESVFSRQTEGDAKELEMHTISPKVFKDVLDFAYTSRIVVRLECFPELMTAAKFLLMRSVIEICQEVIKQSNVQILVPTSRGGEASLFQATGATELGFPVAQQDLVNGMTMLVNGQSFANNAHMHVDGSEATAVVLLEEGGESSMPMLEPVEGLSVSPSTEIPGNTFQHDAGSPGSKRNKGRPKKAGGVVDAVLFNHSTQKDNGLFPCGTCGKAFTEASRLKNHEAQHGAHTGGVNNVGDSLSTAGGISLMSQPGLLENGLQLHGGLTLDNGRKRERTRRHVGCDICGKVFRDVYHLNRHKLSHSGEKPYACHVCGLRFKRKDRMSYHVRSHDGSVGKPYVCQSCGKGFSRPDHLNGHIKQVHTTERPHKCQICNASFATRDRLRSHLACHEDKIPCKVCGKFLRAAYMTDHLKKHSEGTHNYCGICNKDLCASHQLLLTSSEAEGRFHGLFGHPVLPQPGPPALGLQPELLMGKAGGAPYFWDCRSGGVSGFPVHGPAADGQENTGKCPHLESEESDPSFGELSNGDELKSPHKPDRPELEMPSLACNGASAGALGSPEGSKAKTDPEKKFTCGICGQAFRTKSYLNKHQHRVHKAQKAQGVSGSGLNELTPSLTSPFSPQQNMSLLESFGFQIVQSAFASSLVDAEAGQSGIDFGGK; encoded by the exons ATGGAGAAGGTAGCGGAGCCGTCTTGGACTTCTTCGTACACCTATCAGGTGAGCAAGCACAGTGCGGAGATGCTACACAACCTCAACATTCAGAGGAAAGATGGAGGAAGGTTCTGCGATGTGATCCTACGCGTCGGCGAGGAGAGCTTCCCTGCACACAAAGCTGTGTTAGCCGCCTGCAGCGAGTATTTCGAGTCGGTCTTCAGCCGCCAGACGGAGGGCGACGCCAAGGAGCTGGAGATGCACACTATCAGCCCAAAAGTTTTTAAAGACGTTTTGGACTTCGCCTACACGTCTAGGATTGTGGTGCGATTGGAATGCTTTCCGGAGTTGATGACAGCTGCCAAGTTTCTGCTGATGCGGTCAGTTATTGAGATATGTCAGGAGGTAATCAAACAGTCAAACGTACAAATCCTCGTCCCGACCTCACGGGGAGGAGAAGCCAGCCTTTTCCAGGCCACAGGGGCCACGGAGCTGGGTTTCCCGGTGGCGCAGCAGGATCTGGTAAACGGAATGACAATGCTGGTGAACGGTCAAAGCTTTGCTAacaatgcacacatgcatgtggATGGGAGTGAAGCCACTGCCGTCGTGTTATTGGAGGAGGGCGGCGAGTCGTCGATGCCAATGTTGGAGCCTGTCGAAGGACTGTCCGTTTCCCCATCAACGGAAATACCGGGAAACACGTTTCAACACGACGCAGGCTCCCCGGGATCGAAAAGGAACAAGGGGAGACCAAAGAAAGCTGGCGGGGTCGTGGATGCTGTACTCTTTAATCACAGCACCCAGAAAGACAATGGGCTGTTTCCGTGCGGGACTTGCGGTAAAGCATTTACAGAGGCTTCCCGGTTGAAGAACCATGAAGCGCAACACGGAGCCCACACTGGCGGTGTAAACAACGTCGGTGACAGCCTGTCAACAGCGGGCGGCATTTCTTTAATGTCTCAGCCGGGTTTATTGGAAAACGGCTTGCAGTTACACGGAGGGCTGACACTGGATAACGGCCGCAAACGGGAGAGGACCAGGCGGCATGTCGGCTGTGACATTTGCGGTAAAGTTTTCCGCGACGTTTACCACCTGAATCGACACAAGCTCTCCCATTCAGGGGAGAAGCCGTACGCTTGCCATGTGTGCGGGCTCCGTTTCAAACGCAAGGACAGGATGTCGTACCATGTGCGGTCCCATGACGGGTCAGTCGGTAAACCGTATGTGTGCCAAAGCTGTGGTAAAGGTTTTTCAAG ACCAGACCACCTGAATGGACATATTAAACAGGTTCACACAACAGAGAGACCCCACAAGTGCCAG ATTTGTAACGCATCTTTTGCTACAAGAGATCGCCTCCGGTCACACCTTGCATGCCATGAGGACAAAATTCCTTGCAAAGTTTGTGGCAAGTTTCTGCGAGCTGCCTACATGACGGACCACCTCAAGAAACACAGTGAAGGGACACATAACTACTGTGGCATTTGCAACAAAG ACCTGTGCGCCAGTCACCAGCTGCTTCTCACCTCCTCTGAGGCAGAGGGTCGCTTTCATGGGCTCTTTGGACACCCAGTTCTTCCCCAGCCTGGCCCTCCAGCCTTGGGCCTGCAGCCTGAGCTGCTCATGGGGAAGGCAGGTGGGGCTCCATATTTCTGGGATTGTCGCTCTGGCGGGGTGTCTGGCTTCCCTGTCCATGGGCCTGCTGCAG ATGGGCAGGAAAACACTGGGAAATGTCCTCATCTGGAATCAGAAGAATCGGATCCTTCGTTTGGGGAATTGTCCAACGGCGACGAGCTTAAATCTCCACACAAACCTGACAGGCCGGAGCTCGAAATGCCCTCTTTAGCTTGTAACGGAGCCTCTGCGGGGGCATTGGGCTCTCCAGAGGGATCTAAAGCCAAGACGGACCCTGAAAAGAAGTTTACCTGCGGTATTTGCGGGCAGGCCTTCCGCACCAAGTCCTACCTCAACAAGCACCAGCACAGAGTTCACAAAGCCCAGAAGGCCCAGGGGGTTTCAGGGTCGGGCTTAAATGAGCTGACCCCCTCCCTGACCTCTCCCTTCTCCCCTCAACAAAACATGTCCCTGCTCGAGTCTTTTGGCTTTCAGATAGTCCAGTCTGCTTTTGCCTCTTCACTGGTTGATGCTGAGGCAGGTCAAAGTGGAATCGACTTTGGAGGGAAGTGA
- the patz1 gene encoding POZ-, AT hook-, and zinc finger-containing protein 1 isoform X2, giving the protein MEKVAEPSWTSSYTYQVSKHSAEMLHNLNIQRKDGGRFCDVILRVGEESFPAHKAVLAACSEYFESVFSRQTEGDAKELEMHTISPKVFKDVLDFAYTSRIVVRLECFPELMTAAKFLLMRSVIEICQEVIKQSNVQILVPTSRGGEASLFQATGATELGFPVAQQDLVNGMTMLVNGQSFANNAHMHVDGSEATAVVLLEEGGESSMPMLEPVEGLSVSPSTEIPGNTFQHDAGSPGSKRNKGRPKKAGGVVDAVLFNHSTQKDNGLFPCGTCGKAFTEASRLKNHEAQHGAHTGGVNNVGDSLSTAGGISLMSQPGLLENGLQLHGGLTLDNGRKRERTRRHVGCDICGKVFRDVYHLNRHKLSHSGEKPYACHVCGLRFKRKDRMSYHVRSHDGSVGKPYVCQSCGKGFSRPDHLNGHIKQVHTTERPHKCQICNASFATRDRLRSHLACHEDKIPCKVCGKFLRAAYMTDHLKKHSEGTHNYCGICNKGFSTASYLKVHIKTHHGSPLPPSATMHTFPEPRGELQMHNGTPYHMGRQCSVEDGQENTGKCPHLESEESDPSFGELSNGDELKSPHKPDRPELEMPSLACNGASAGALGSPEGSKAKTDPEKKFTCGICGQAFRTKSYLNKHQHRVHKAQKAQGVSGSGLNELTPSLTSPFSPQQNMSLLESFGFQIVQSAFASSLVDAEAGQSGIDFGGK; this is encoded by the exons ATGGAGAAGGTAGCGGAGCCGTCTTGGACTTCTTCGTACACCTATCAGGTGAGCAAGCACAGTGCGGAGATGCTACACAACCTCAACATTCAGAGGAAAGATGGAGGAAGGTTCTGCGATGTGATCCTACGCGTCGGCGAGGAGAGCTTCCCTGCACACAAAGCTGTGTTAGCCGCCTGCAGCGAGTATTTCGAGTCGGTCTTCAGCCGCCAGACGGAGGGCGACGCCAAGGAGCTGGAGATGCACACTATCAGCCCAAAAGTTTTTAAAGACGTTTTGGACTTCGCCTACACGTCTAGGATTGTGGTGCGATTGGAATGCTTTCCGGAGTTGATGACAGCTGCCAAGTTTCTGCTGATGCGGTCAGTTATTGAGATATGTCAGGAGGTAATCAAACAGTCAAACGTACAAATCCTCGTCCCGACCTCACGGGGAGGAGAAGCCAGCCTTTTCCAGGCCACAGGGGCCACGGAGCTGGGTTTCCCGGTGGCGCAGCAGGATCTGGTAAACGGAATGACAATGCTGGTGAACGGTCAAAGCTTTGCTAacaatgcacacatgcatgtggATGGGAGTGAAGCCACTGCCGTCGTGTTATTGGAGGAGGGCGGCGAGTCGTCGATGCCAATGTTGGAGCCTGTCGAAGGACTGTCCGTTTCCCCATCAACGGAAATACCGGGAAACACGTTTCAACACGACGCAGGCTCCCCGGGATCGAAAAGGAACAAGGGGAGACCAAAGAAAGCTGGCGGGGTCGTGGATGCTGTACTCTTTAATCACAGCACCCAGAAAGACAATGGGCTGTTTCCGTGCGGGACTTGCGGTAAAGCATTTACAGAGGCTTCCCGGTTGAAGAACCATGAAGCGCAACACGGAGCCCACACTGGCGGTGTAAACAACGTCGGTGACAGCCTGTCAACAGCGGGCGGCATTTCTTTAATGTCTCAGCCGGGTTTATTGGAAAACGGCTTGCAGTTACACGGAGGGCTGACACTGGATAACGGCCGCAAACGGGAGAGGACCAGGCGGCATGTCGGCTGTGACATTTGCGGTAAAGTTTTCCGCGACGTTTACCACCTGAATCGACACAAGCTCTCCCATTCAGGGGAGAAGCCGTACGCTTGCCATGTGTGCGGGCTCCGTTTCAAACGCAAGGACAGGATGTCGTACCATGTGCGGTCCCATGACGGGTCAGTCGGTAAACCGTATGTGTGCCAAAGCTGTGGTAAAGGTTTTTCAAG ACCAGACCACCTGAATGGACATATTAAACAGGTTCACACAACAGAGAGACCCCACAAGTGCCAG ATTTGTAACGCATCTTTTGCTACAAGAGATCGCCTCCGGTCACACCTTGCATGCCATGAGGACAAAATTCCTTGCAAAGTTTGTGGCAAGTTTCTGCGAGCTGCCTACATGACGGACCACCTCAAGAAACACAGTGAAGGGACACATAACTACTGTGGCATTTGCAACAAAG GTTTCTCCACTGCGTCCTACCTTAAGGTGCATATAAAGACACACCATGGCTCTCCACTGCCCCCCTCTGCCACAATGCACACCTTCCCTGAGCCAAGGGGGGAGCTGCAGATGCACAACGGCACCCCTTACCACATGGGACGCCAGTGCTCAGTGGAAG ATGGGCAGGAAAACACTGGGAAATGTCCTCATCTGGAATCAGAAGAATCGGATCCTTCGTTTGGGGAATTGTCCAACGGCGACGAGCTTAAATCTCCACACAAACCTGACAGGCCGGAGCTCGAAATGCCCTCTTTAGCTTGTAACGGAGCCTCTGCGGGGGCATTGGGCTCTCCAGAGGGATCTAAAGCCAAGACGGACCCTGAAAAGAAGTTTACCTGCGGTATTTGCGGGCAGGCCTTCCGCACCAAGTCCTACCTCAACAAGCACCAGCACAGAGTTCACAAAGCCCAGAAGGCCCAGGGGGTTTCAGGGTCGGGCTTAAATGAGCTGACCCCCTCCCTGACCTCTCCCTTCTCCCCTCAACAAAACATGTCCCTGCTCGAGTCTTTTGGCTTTCAGATAGTCCAGTCTGCTTTTGCCTCTTCACTGGTTGATGCTGAGGCAGGTCAAAGTGGAATCGACTTTGGAGGGAAGTGA
- the patz1 gene encoding POZ-, AT hook-, and zinc finger-containing protein 1 isoform X3 produces MEKVAEPSWTSSYTYQVSKHSAEMLHNLNIQRKDGGRFCDVILRVGEESFPAHKAVLAACSEYFESVFSRQTEGDAKELEMHTISPKVFKDVLDFAYTSRIVVRLECFPELMTAAKFLLMRSVIEICQEVIKQSNVQILVPTSRGGEASLFQATGATELGFPVAQQDLVNGMTMLVNGQSFANNAHMHVDGSEATAVVLLEEGGESSMPMLEPVEGLSVSPSTEIPGNTFQHDAGSPGSKRNKGRPKKAGGVVDAVLFNHSTQKDNGLFPCGTCGKAFTEASRLKNHEAQHGAHTGGVNNVGDSLSTAGGISLMSQPGLLENGLQLHGGLTLDNGRKRERTRRHVGCDICGKVFRDVYHLNRHKLSHSGEKPYACHVCGLRFKRKDRMSYHVRSHDGSVGKPYVCQSCGKGFSRPDHLNGHIKQVHTTERPHKCQICNASFATRDRLRSHLACHEDKIPCKVCGKFLRAAYMTDHLKKHSEGTHNYCGICNKDGQENTGKCPHLESEESDPSFGELSNGDELKSPHKPDRPELEMPSLACNGASAGALGSPEGSKAKTDPEKKFTCGICGQAFRTKSYLNKHQHRVHKAQKAQGVSGSGLNELTPSLTSPFSPQQNMSLLESFGFQIVQSAFASSLVDAEAGQSGIDFGGK; encoded by the exons ATGGAGAAGGTAGCGGAGCCGTCTTGGACTTCTTCGTACACCTATCAGGTGAGCAAGCACAGTGCGGAGATGCTACACAACCTCAACATTCAGAGGAAAGATGGAGGAAGGTTCTGCGATGTGATCCTACGCGTCGGCGAGGAGAGCTTCCCTGCACACAAAGCTGTGTTAGCCGCCTGCAGCGAGTATTTCGAGTCGGTCTTCAGCCGCCAGACGGAGGGCGACGCCAAGGAGCTGGAGATGCACACTATCAGCCCAAAAGTTTTTAAAGACGTTTTGGACTTCGCCTACACGTCTAGGATTGTGGTGCGATTGGAATGCTTTCCGGAGTTGATGACAGCTGCCAAGTTTCTGCTGATGCGGTCAGTTATTGAGATATGTCAGGAGGTAATCAAACAGTCAAACGTACAAATCCTCGTCCCGACCTCACGGGGAGGAGAAGCCAGCCTTTTCCAGGCCACAGGGGCCACGGAGCTGGGTTTCCCGGTGGCGCAGCAGGATCTGGTAAACGGAATGACAATGCTGGTGAACGGTCAAAGCTTTGCTAacaatgcacacatgcatgtggATGGGAGTGAAGCCACTGCCGTCGTGTTATTGGAGGAGGGCGGCGAGTCGTCGATGCCAATGTTGGAGCCTGTCGAAGGACTGTCCGTTTCCCCATCAACGGAAATACCGGGAAACACGTTTCAACACGACGCAGGCTCCCCGGGATCGAAAAGGAACAAGGGGAGACCAAAGAAAGCTGGCGGGGTCGTGGATGCTGTACTCTTTAATCACAGCACCCAGAAAGACAATGGGCTGTTTCCGTGCGGGACTTGCGGTAAAGCATTTACAGAGGCTTCCCGGTTGAAGAACCATGAAGCGCAACACGGAGCCCACACTGGCGGTGTAAACAACGTCGGTGACAGCCTGTCAACAGCGGGCGGCATTTCTTTAATGTCTCAGCCGGGTTTATTGGAAAACGGCTTGCAGTTACACGGAGGGCTGACACTGGATAACGGCCGCAAACGGGAGAGGACCAGGCGGCATGTCGGCTGTGACATTTGCGGTAAAGTTTTCCGCGACGTTTACCACCTGAATCGACACAAGCTCTCCCATTCAGGGGAGAAGCCGTACGCTTGCCATGTGTGCGGGCTCCGTTTCAAACGCAAGGACAGGATGTCGTACCATGTGCGGTCCCATGACGGGTCAGTCGGTAAACCGTATGTGTGCCAAAGCTGTGGTAAAGGTTTTTCAAG ACCAGACCACCTGAATGGACATATTAAACAGGTTCACACAACAGAGAGACCCCACAAGTGCCAG ATTTGTAACGCATCTTTTGCTACAAGAGATCGCCTCCGGTCACACCTTGCATGCCATGAGGACAAAATTCCTTGCAAAGTTTGTGGCAAGTTTCTGCGAGCTGCCTACATGACGGACCACCTCAAGAAACACAGTGAAGGGACACATAACTACTGTGGCATTTGCAACAAAG ATGGGCAGGAAAACACTGGGAAATGTCCTCATCTGGAATCAGAAGAATCGGATCCTTCGTTTGGGGAATTGTCCAACGGCGACGAGCTTAAATCTCCACACAAACCTGACAGGCCGGAGCTCGAAATGCCCTCTTTAGCTTGTAACGGAGCCTCTGCGGGGGCATTGGGCTCTCCAGAGGGATCTAAAGCCAAGACGGACCCTGAAAAGAAGTTTACCTGCGGTATTTGCGGGCAGGCCTTCCGCACCAAGTCCTACCTCAACAAGCACCAGCACAGAGTTCACAAAGCCCAGAAGGCCCAGGGGGTTTCAGGGTCGGGCTTAAATGAGCTGACCCCCTCCCTGACCTCTCCCTTCTCCCCTCAACAAAACATGTCCCTGCTCGAGTCTTTTGGCTTTCAGATAGTCCAGTCTGCTTTTGCCTCTTCACTGGTTGATGCTGAGGCAGGTCAAAGTGGAATCGACTTTGGAGGGAAGTGA
- the patz1 gene encoding POZ-, AT hook-, and zinc finger-containing protein 1 isoform X4, which yields MEKVAEPSWTSSYTYQVSKHSAEMLHNLNIQRKDGGRFCDVILRVGEESFPAHKAVLAACSEYFESVFSRQTEGDAKELEMHTISPKVFKDVLDFAYTSRIVVRLECFPELMTAAKFLLMRSVIEICQEVIKQSNVQILVPTSRGGEASLFQATGATELGFPVAQQDLVNGMTMLVNGQSFANNAHMHVDGSEATAVVLLEEGGESSMPMLEPVEGLSVSPSTEIPGNTFQHDAGSPGSKRNKGRPKKAGGVVDAVLFNHSTQKDNGLFPCGTCGKAFTEASRLKNHEAQHGAHTGGVNNVGDSLSTAGGISLMSQPGLLENGLQLHGGLTLDNGRKRERTRRHVGCDICGKVFRDVYHLNRHKLSHSGEKPYACHVCGLRFKRKDRMSYHVRSHDGSVGKPYVCQSCGKGFSRPDHLNGHIKQVHTTERPHKCQICNASFATRDRLRSHLACHEDKIPCKVCGKFLRAAYMTDHLKKHSEGTHNYCGICNKGFSTASYLKVHIKTHHGSPLPPSATMHTFPEPRGELQMHNGTPYHMGRQCSVEDLCASHQLLLTSSEAEGRFHGLFGHPVLPQPGPPALGLQPELLMGKAGGAPYFWDCRSGGVSGFPVHGPAADGQENTGKCPHLESEESDPSFGELSNGDELKSPHKPDRPELEMPSLACNGASAGALGSPEGSKAKTDPEKKFTCGICGQAFRTKSYLNKHQHRVHKAQKAQGVSGSGLNELTPSLTSPFSPQQNMSLLESFGFQIVQSAFASSLVDAEAGQSGIDFGGK from the exons ATGGAGAAGGTAGCGGAGCCGTCTTGGACTTCTTCGTACACCTATCAGGTGAGCAAGCACAGTGCGGAGATGCTACACAACCTCAACATTCAGAGGAAAGATGGAGGAAGGTTCTGCGATGTGATCCTACGCGTCGGCGAGGAGAGCTTCCCTGCACACAAAGCTGTGTTAGCCGCCTGCAGCGAGTATTTCGAGTCGGTCTTCAGCCGCCAGACGGAGGGCGACGCCAAGGAGCTGGAGATGCACACTATCAGCCCAAAAGTTTTTAAAGACGTTTTGGACTTCGCCTACACGTCTAGGATTGTGGTGCGATTGGAATGCTTTCCGGAGTTGATGACAGCTGCCAAGTTTCTGCTGATGCGGTCAGTTATTGAGATATGTCAGGAGGTAATCAAACAGTCAAACGTACAAATCCTCGTCCCGACCTCACGGGGAGGAGAAGCCAGCCTTTTCCAGGCCACAGGGGCCACGGAGCTGGGTTTCCCGGTGGCGCAGCAGGATCTGGTAAACGGAATGACAATGCTGGTGAACGGTCAAAGCTTTGCTAacaatgcacacatgcatgtggATGGGAGTGAAGCCACTGCCGTCGTGTTATTGGAGGAGGGCGGCGAGTCGTCGATGCCAATGTTGGAGCCTGTCGAAGGACTGTCCGTTTCCCCATCAACGGAAATACCGGGAAACACGTTTCAACACGACGCAGGCTCCCCGGGATCGAAAAGGAACAAGGGGAGACCAAAGAAAGCTGGCGGGGTCGTGGATGCTGTACTCTTTAATCACAGCACCCAGAAAGACAATGGGCTGTTTCCGTGCGGGACTTGCGGTAAAGCATTTACAGAGGCTTCCCGGTTGAAGAACCATGAAGCGCAACACGGAGCCCACACTGGCGGTGTAAACAACGTCGGTGACAGCCTGTCAACAGCGGGCGGCATTTCTTTAATGTCTCAGCCGGGTTTATTGGAAAACGGCTTGCAGTTACACGGAGGGCTGACACTGGATAACGGCCGCAAACGGGAGAGGACCAGGCGGCATGTCGGCTGTGACATTTGCGGTAAAGTTTTCCGCGACGTTTACCACCTGAATCGACACAAGCTCTCCCATTCAGGGGAGAAGCCGTACGCTTGCCATGTGTGCGGGCTCCGTTTCAAACGCAAGGACAGGATGTCGTACCATGTGCGGTCCCATGACGGGTCAGTCGGTAAACCGTATGTGTGCCAAAGCTGTGGTAAAGGTTTTTCAAG ACCAGACCACCTGAATGGACATATTAAACAGGTTCACACAACAGAGAGACCCCACAAGTGCCAG ATTTGTAACGCATCTTTTGCTACAAGAGATCGCCTCCGGTCACACCTTGCATGCCATGAGGACAAAATTCCTTGCAAAGTTTGTGGCAAGTTTCTGCGAGCTGCCTACATGACGGACCACCTCAAGAAACACAGTGAAGGGACACATAACTACTGTGGCATTTGCAACAAAG GTTTCTCCACTGCGTCCTACCTTAAGGTGCATATAAAGACACACCATGGCTCTCCACTGCCCCCCTCTGCCACAATGCACACCTTCCCTGAGCCAAGGGGGGAGCTGCAGATGCACAACGGCACCCCTTACCACATGGGACGCCAGTGCTCAGTGGAAG ACCTGTGCGCCAGTCACCAGCTGCTTCTCACCTCCTCTGAGGCAGAGGGTCGCTTTCATGGGCTCTTTGGACACCCAGTTCTTCCCCAGCCTGGCCCTCCAGCCTTGGGCCTGCAGCCTGAGCTGCTCATGGGGAAGGCAGGTGGGGCTCCATATTTCTGGGATTGTCGCTCTGGCGGGGTGTCTGGCTTCCCTGTCCATGGGCCTGCTGCAG ATGGGCAGGAAAACACTGGGAAATGTCCTCATCTGGAATCAGAAGAATCGGATCCTTCGTTTGGGGAATTGTCCAACGGCGACGAGCTTAAATCTCCACACAAACCTGACAGGCCGGAGCTCGAAATGCCCTCTTTAGCTTGTAACGGAGCCTCTGCGGGGGCATTGGGCTCTCCAGAGGGATCTAAAGCCAAGACGGACCCTGAAAAGAAGTTTACCTGCGGTATTTGCGGGCAGGCCTTCCGCACCAAGTCCTACCTCAACAAGCACCAGCACAGAGTTCACAAAGCCCAGAAGGCCCAGGGGGTTTCAGGGTCGGGCTTAAATGAGCTGACCCCCTCCCTGACCTCTCCCTTCTCCCCTCAACAAAACATGTCCCTGCTCGAGTCTTTTGGCTTTCAGATAGTCCAGTCTGCTTTTGCCTCTTCACTGGTTGATGCTGAGGCAGGTCAAAGTGGAATCGACTTTGGAGGGAAGTGA